The genomic region GCTATGGTGACGATGGCGTCGCCCGCGCCGCCCGTCCCGGGCTCGCCCTTGCCGGGGATCCGGATCTTGGTCCCATCCTCCACACCCTTGGGAAGCTTGAGGTCGATCGTCTTGCCGTCGGCCAGCTTGATCCGCTGCGGCGCAAGCGTTGCGGCATCGACGAATGCGACCTTCAGCCGGTAGGCGATGTCGGCGCCCTTGAGTGGTTGCTGGGCGCGTTGGCGAAAGCCGCCGAAGCGTCCAGAGCGCCCCGCGCTCGCCGCTCCGAACAGCCCTTCGAACAGGTCGCTGAGGTCCGCGGTGTCGGCAAAATTGGTCTCGAACCCCTCGAATCCGGGAGGAGGTGCGCCAGCGGCGCCGCCCGGACGTCCGCCGTAGCCGCCACCGAACGGCATCTTGGGATTGCCTTCCTCGTCGATCTCGCCGCGGTCGTAGCGCGCCCGCTTGTCCTTGTCGGACAGCAAGTCGTAGGCCTGCGTGATCTCCCCGAAGCGCCTAGCGGCGTCAGGGTTGTCCTTGTTGCGGTCGGGATGGAGCTGCTTGGCGAGGCTTCGGTACGCCTTCTTGATCTCGGCCTCGCTCGCGCCCCTCTTCAGCCCCAGTCTTTGGTATAGGTCCAACGCCATTGCTCGCTCGTTCACCCAGCCGAACGGAAATGTCCACCTTTGCTCGGCGGCGGAAATGGGCGAGCGAGCGATTGGCTGCAAGCCGGGCTTAGCGCTAAGGCCCTGCGCATGTTCGTCACCCACCTCGAATGCTCGCTGACCGGCGAGCGCTACCCAGCCGACCAACTGCAGGGCCTCAGCAACGCAGGAAAGCCGCTTCTCGTCCGCTACGACCTTGAAGCCGCTGCCGCGAAGTTGAGTCGCGAGGAGCTGGCCGGGCGGCTAACCGGAATGTGGAAGTGGCGCGAGCTTCTGCCGATGCCGGCCGGCGTCGAGCCGGTTTCGCTCGGAGAGCCGCAAACTCCACTTATCCCGCTGTCCAAAACCGCGTCGCGAGCAGGAGCCGCCGATGTGCTGGTCAAGGACGAGGGGCGGCTTCCGACCGGATCGTTCAAGGCGCGCGGTCTGGCGATGGCGGTGACGATGGCGAAGCATTTCGGCGTCGAGCGGATCGCGATGCCGACCAACGGCAACGCGGGAGCGGCGCTCGCCGCCTACGGCGCGCGCGCGGGGATGAAGACATTGGTGATCTGCCCCGCCGAAACTCCGGAGATCAACGTTCGCGAGACCGCAGCCTATGGCGCGGAAGTGTGGGTTGCCGACGGGCAGATCGACGAATGCGGGCGGCTGGTGCGGGAGGGCGCCGCCGAAGGCCGCTGGTTCGACTGCTCGACCCTGAAGGAGCCCTACCGCCTGGAAGGGAAGAAGGTGATGGGGCTGGAGCTGGTCGAGCAGCTGGGCTGGAAGGTGCCCGACGCCATATTCTACCCGACCGGCGGCGGCACCGGCCTCATCGGCATGTGGAAGGCCTTCGATGAGATGGAGGCGGTCGGCCTGATCGGGCCGGAGCGGCCGCGAATGTATGCCGTTCAGGCGGCCGGCTGCGCGCCGATGGTCCGCGCCTTCGGGCGGGGCGACGAGTTTGCCGAGCGCTGGGAGGGGGCCGCCACCGTCGCGACGGGAATCCGCGTTCCGAGCGCGGTCGGCGATTTCCTGATCCTGAGAGCCGTGCGCGAAAGCGGCGGAGCTGCAATCGCGGTCGAGGAGGAAGCGATCCTTCAGGCAGTCGAGGATTCGGCGCGCGACGACGGAATGCTGCTTTGTCCGGAGGGCGGGGCGGTGCTCGCCGCCTGGCGAAAGGCACTCGACGGTGGGCTGGTCAGCGGCGAAGAGCGGGTGGTGCTGTTCAACTGTGCGAACGGAAACAAATATCCGCTGTCCGACCGCTCGCGGCGCCTTCAGCTCGCCGGTGCGACGGCGGCGATGCTCTAATATGGAAAGAGCCCCGGCGACCGGACGGTCGACGGGGCTCCCGTGCTTCCTGATCCGCACGATCCGCATCGCCGTGGCGATCATGGACTTTCGTCCGAGACCCGCCTCACGGGGACGCGCCCGGGATCTGGCGCACGATGAGAGAACGGTTTGCCCGCCCGCGGGTTCCTACCCCTGATGGCCAGCAAGAAAACGCTTCGGATCGCGACCTACAACATCAACGGAATCGG from Sphingomonas anseongensis harbors:
- a CDS encoding DnaJ C-terminal domain-containing protein produces the protein MALDLYQRLGLKRGASEAEIKKAYRSLAKQLHPDRNKDNPDAARRFGEITQAYDLLSDKDKRARYDRGEIDEEGNPKMPFGGGYGGRPGGAAGAPPPGFEGFETNFADTADLSDLFEGLFGAASAGRSGRFGGFRQRAQQPLKGADIAYRLKVAFVDAATLAPQRIKLADGKTIDLKLPKGVEDGTKIRIPGKGEPGTGGAGDAIVTIAIAPHAFFTREGNDIRLRLPVTLKEAVLGAKVKVPTPEGPVMMTIPKGSSSGRVLRIKGRGFTGKSGARGDELVTLEVDLPAGDSELESFAEKWNGGGNPRSSLGV
- a CDS encoding threonine synthase, coding for MFVTHLECSLTGERYPADQLQGLSNAGKPLLVRYDLEAAAAKLSREELAGRLTGMWKWRELLPMPAGVEPVSLGEPQTPLIPLSKTASRAGAADVLVKDEGRLPTGSFKARGLAMAVTMAKHFGVERIAMPTNGNAGAALAAYGARAGMKTLVICPAETPEINVRETAAYGAEVWVADGQIDECGRLVREGAAEGRWFDCSTLKEPYRLEGKKVMGLELVEQLGWKVPDAIFYPTGGGTGLIGMWKAFDEMEAVGLIGPERPRMYAVQAAGCAPMVRAFGRGDEFAERWEGAATVATGIRVPSAVGDFLILRAVRESGGAAIAVEEEAILQAVEDSARDDGMLLCPEGGAVLAAWRKALDGGLVSGEERVVLFNCANGNKYPLSDRSRRLQLAGATAAML